One Kribbella sp. NBC_00662 genomic region harbors:
- a CDS encoding nucleoside/nucleotide kinase family protein has protein sequence MQTQDPAAAYDRAVELATRGRRQILGITGAPAAGKSTYAEQLAAKLTADGHQVALVPMDGYHLAQSVLEDLGLADVKGAPHTFDGYGFVALLKRLKESPDEQIWAPRFDRSIEDSIAASIGVAPSVTLVLTEGNYLLLDESPWTAVRALLDQCWYVEVPEGLRHARLEARHRAFGRSAEEAHERTYGSDERNAQLIAATAPAADAIIHP, from the coding sequence ATGCAGACCCAGGATCCGGCCGCTGCCTACGATCGCGCCGTCGAGCTGGCGACACGAGGGCGGCGGCAGATCCTGGGGATCACCGGGGCGCCGGCGGCGGGCAAGTCGACGTACGCCGAGCAACTCGCCGCGAAGCTGACCGCGGATGGTCACCAGGTCGCATTGGTGCCGATGGACGGCTACCACCTCGCGCAGTCGGTGCTCGAAGACCTCGGCCTCGCGGACGTGAAGGGCGCGCCGCACACCTTCGACGGCTACGGCTTCGTCGCGTTGCTGAAGAGGCTGAAGGAATCGCCGGACGAGCAGATCTGGGCGCCGCGGTTCGACCGCAGCATCGAGGACTCGATCGCCGCGAGCATCGGCGTCGCACCTTCGGTGACCTTGGTTCTCACCGAAGGCAATTACCTGCTCCTCGACGAGTCGCCGTGGACGGCCGTCCGCGCTCTGCTCGATCAGTGCTGGTACGTCGAGGTGCCCGAGGGGTTGCGTCACGCACGGCTCGAAGCACGGCATCGCGCCTTCGGCAGATCAGCCGAGGAAGCACACGAGCGTACGTACGGCTCCGACGAACGCAACGCCCAGCTGATCGCCGCCACCGCACCGGCAGCCGACGCGATCATTCACCCTTGA
- the ligD gene encoding non-homologous end-joining DNA ligase, giving the protein MAESKGKSPAIELEVGERTVRVSNPDRVYFPARGETKLDLVKYYLSVGDGIVNALRERPCMLHRFPEGVAGEKVHQKRLPHGAPPWMETVRVKFPRYNRTADELCVTEIAHVAWAVQMSTVEFHPWNSRRADTEKPDEWRIDLDPMPDCPFDRVRRVAHTVHEVLDELGAVGYPKTSGGKGIHIYVRVEPAYGFSDVRRAALAFAREVERRTPDDVTTTWWRKDRDPKKLFVDYNQNARDHTIASAYSVRGNPEGTVSTPIHWDEIDDVNPKDFTIRTVPARYAELGDLHATIDDNVYSLATLMEWAERDERDGAEEPPPPED; this is encoded by the coding sequence ATGGCCGAGTCCAAGGGAAAGTCGCCGGCGATCGAGCTGGAGGTCGGCGAGCGGACGGTCCGGGTCTCGAACCCGGACCGCGTGTACTTCCCTGCCCGCGGCGAGACCAAGCTCGACCTGGTCAAGTACTACCTGTCCGTCGGCGACGGCATCGTCAACGCCCTCCGCGAGCGCCCGTGCATGCTGCACCGGTTCCCCGAGGGCGTCGCCGGCGAGAAGGTCCACCAGAAGCGGCTGCCGCACGGCGCACCGCCCTGGATGGAGACGGTCCGCGTCAAGTTCCCGCGGTACAACCGGACCGCCGACGAGCTGTGCGTCACCGAGATCGCGCACGTCGCCTGGGCGGTGCAGATGTCGACGGTCGAGTTCCACCCGTGGAACTCCCGCCGAGCCGACACCGAGAAGCCCGACGAGTGGCGCATCGATCTCGACCCGATGCCCGACTGCCCGTTCGATCGGGTCCGTCGGGTCGCGCACACCGTCCACGAAGTGCTCGACGAGCTCGGCGCGGTCGGCTACCCGAAGACGTCCGGCGGCAAGGGCATCCACATCTACGTCCGGGTCGAGCCGGCGTACGGCTTCTCCGACGTACGGCGGGCCGCACTCGCGTTCGCGCGTGAGGTCGAGCGGCGTACTCCGGACGACGTGACGACGACCTGGTGGCGCAAGGACCGCGACCCGAAGAAGCTGTTCGTCGACTACAACCAGAACGCCCGCGACCACACGATCGCCAGCGCGTACTCCGTCCGCGGCAACCCCGAAGGCACCGTCTCGACCCCGATCCACTGGGACGAGATCGACGACGTGAACCCGAAGGACTTCACCATCCGGACCGTCCCGGCGCGGTACGCCGAGCTCGGCGACCTGCACGCGACGATCGACGACAACGTCTACTCGCTGGCAACGCTGATGGAGTGGGCGGAGCGGGACGAGCGCGACGGCGCCGAGGAACCGCCACCGCCGGAGGACTGA
- a CDS encoding class I SAM-dependent methyltransferase: MSDIDWGQGTYETTAADLLPAARALVDAAQLEPGEHVVDVGAGTGNVALLAADRGARVTAVEPAARLREVIQETAGARDLTVVDGTAASIPLNDGSADVILSNFAVIFAPDPAAAIAELSRVAASTSRILLTSWLPGVMGKLVGVVVGAVQEVTGQNPAAGRIDWHDPAALSSLLEPHGYQVTTTTLELEVVTPSAESYWDTRIANHPLGVSTFPLLEQAGRLADVRARFLQTLTDNWTNAAGQVRLPAQYLLATATR, translated from the coding sequence GTGAGCGACATCGACTGGGGTCAGGGAACGTACGAGACGACGGCGGCCGACCTGTTGCCGGCGGCCCGGGCACTGGTGGACGCAGCCCAGCTCGAGCCCGGCGAGCACGTGGTCGACGTCGGCGCAGGCACCGGTAACGTCGCCCTGCTCGCCGCTGACCGCGGCGCCCGGGTCACCGCCGTCGAGCCCGCCGCCCGGCTGCGCGAAGTCATCCAGGAGACGGCCGGAGCCCGCGACCTGACCGTCGTCGACGGTACGGCGGCGTCGATCCCGCTGAACGACGGCTCGGCCGACGTGATCCTGTCCAACTTCGCCGTGATCTTCGCCCCCGACCCAGCCGCGGCTATCGCCGAACTGTCCCGCGTCGCCGCCTCGACCAGCCGGATCCTGCTGACCAGCTGGCTGCCCGGGGTGATGGGCAAACTGGTCGGCGTCGTCGTCGGCGCGGTCCAAGAGGTCACTGGCCAGAACCCCGCAGCCGGCCGCATCGACTGGCACGACCCCGCGGCCCTGTCCAGCCTCTTGGAACCGCACGGCTACCAGGTCACCACGACCACGCTCGAGCTCGAGGTGGTCACACCGTCCGCGGAGAGTTACTGGGACACCCGCATCGCCAACCACCCACTCGGTGTCTCGACCTTCCCTCTGCTGGAACAAGCGGGCCGTCTCGCCGACGTACGAGCCCGTTTCCTCCAGACGCTGACCGACAACTGGACCAACGCAGCCGGTCAGGTCCGCCTGCCCGCGCAGTACCTGTTGGCGACAGCCACCCGCTGA
- a CDS encoding branched-chain amino acid aminotransferase translates to MTGEQLTTAAADKWDFAVELRSDPASAEARAAVLAEPAFGQSFTDHMVVANWSLDQGWHDAKVTAYAPLKLSPAAAVFHYSQEIFEGLKAYRHPDGSVWAFRPDRNAARFTASAERLALPQVPEDEFVAALRALVTVDEAWVPSAEASETSLYLRPYMIATEAALSVRPSHEVLFGVIASPAGPYFNTGPKPVSIWLTTSTIRATPGGTGAAKCGGNYASSLAGLAEAVANGCEQVAFVDAVEHKWLEEIGSMNMFFVYADGRIATPELNGSILEGVTRSSVIELAADLGHPVEERRISADEWRDGVQNGDITEVFASGTAAVITPIGRVAWPEGDLTIGDHSVDYGVGPVTAKIRSTLLDLQYGRIPDTRGWLTRLA, encoded by the coding sequence GTGACAGGTGAACAGCTGACAACGGCAGCGGCAGACAAGTGGGACTTCGCAGTCGAACTGCGCAGTGACCCGGCCAGCGCAGAGGCTCGGGCAGCAGTGCTCGCGGAGCCGGCGTTCGGGCAGTCGTTCACCGACCACATGGTGGTTGCCAACTGGTCACTGGATCAGGGCTGGCACGACGCCAAGGTGACGGCGTACGCGCCACTGAAGCTGAGCCCGGCGGCTGCCGTTTTCCACTACTCGCAGGAGATCTTCGAGGGACTCAAGGCGTACCGGCACCCCGACGGCTCAGTGTGGGCCTTCCGCCCCGACCGGAACGCGGCCCGGTTCACCGCGAGCGCAGAGCGGTTGGCCCTGCCGCAGGTGCCGGAGGACGAGTTCGTCGCGGCCCTGCGTGCGCTGGTGACCGTCGACGAGGCCTGGGTGCCGTCGGCCGAAGCGAGCGAGACCAGTCTGTATCTCCGGCCGTACATGATCGCCACCGAGGCCGCGCTGAGCGTCCGGCCGTCGCATGAGGTGCTGTTCGGCGTCATCGCGTCACCGGCCGGCCCGTACTTCAACACCGGCCCCAAGCCAGTCTCGATCTGGCTGACGACCTCCACCATCCGCGCGACGCCGGGCGGGACGGGCGCGGCCAAGTGCGGCGGCAACTACGCGTCCAGCCTGGCCGGCCTGGCCGAGGCTGTGGCCAACGGCTGCGAGCAGGTCGCGTTCGTCGATGCGGTCGAGCACAAGTGGCTCGAGGAGATCGGCAGCATGAACATGTTCTTCGTGTACGCCGACGGCCGGATCGCGACACCCGAGCTGAACGGCTCCATCCTCGAGGGCGTCACCCGCTCATCCGTGATCGAGCTCGCCGCGGACCTCGGCCACCCGGTCGAGGAGCGCCGGATCTCCGCCGACGAGTGGCGCGACGGCGTACAGAACGGCGACATCACCGAGGTCTTTGCCTCCGGCACGGCCGCGGTCATCACCCCGATCGGCCGCGTCGCCTGGCCCGAGGGGGACCTGACCATCGGCGACCACTCGGTCGACTACGGCGTCGGCCCGGTGACCGCGAAGATCCGCTCCACGCTGCTGGACCTGCAGTACGGCCGCATCCCGGACACCCGCGGCTGGCTCACGCGCCTCGCCTGA
- a CDS encoding helix-turn-helix domain-containing protein, translating into MRQSRQAAGLSLRQLAARVGYDHSYLSQVERGQRPGSADLARLCDRELGTGDQLTGTFERRPSRAERPGRTADPLELAWQGLAAATGIADQTIALDDVRSTPPAVLLPELVSELQLLRARGLGGVQAVELSILIAETLSGLGERRPARRWWLAAHASAVGAGQALVCAKEAISGLAEQRPLPQLLELADKALAQQSSSAVAHAARALVLADLGRREETQQALQLLVGVGNETVVTAARPTDWMPYQLHWAEGRVCARLGYGVPGCILLERARELCPERWIGERAKIDLALAESLAVAGEVPAGLAMALRVLVELPDEWRDLWVYDAADRLLRVVPESERGAVELRRLLATNGRSVGSGSSWR; encoded by the coding sequence TTGCGGCAGTCCAGGCAGGCGGCCGGCCTGAGCCTGCGGCAACTGGCAGCCCGCGTCGGGTACGACCACAGCTACCTGTCGCAGGTGGAGCGCGGGCAGCGGCCGGGCTCCGCGGACCTGGCACGGCTCTGCGACCGTGAGCTCGGCACTGGCGACCAGCTGACCGGCACCTTCGAGCGAAGGCCTTCCCGCGCGGAGCGGCCGGGCCGAACGGCCGACCCGTTGGAGCTGGCCTGGCAAGGTCTGGCCGCGGCCACCGGTATTGCCGACCAGACCATTGCCCTCGACGACGTCCGTAGTACTCCGCCGGCTGTGCTGCTGCCCGAGCTGGTGAGCGAGCTGCAACTGCTGCGGGCCCGGGGCCTTGGCGGCGTGCAGGCGGTCGAGCTGAGCATCCTGATCGCGGAGACCCTCAGCGGGCTCGGCGAGCGACGTCCGGCGAGGCGCTGGTGGTTGGCTGCCCATGCATCCGCAGTCGGTGCCGGGCAGGCGCTGGTGTGTGCGAAGGAGGCAATCAGCGGTCTCGCCGAGCAGCGTCCGTTGCCGCAATTGCTGGAGCTGGCCGACAAAGCCTTGGCGCAACAGTCATCAAGCGCGGTGGCTCATGCCGCCCGAGCGCTGGTCCTGGCCGACCTCGGGCGCCGAGAGGAGACACAGCAGGCGCTGCAACTGCTGGTGGGCGTCGGCAACGAGACTGTAGTGACTGCCGCGCGACCGACCGACTGGATGCCTTACCAGCTGCATTGGGCCGAGGGACGAGTGTGCGCGCGACTGGGGTACGGCGTGCCGGGCTGCATCCTGCTCGAGCGAGCCCGGGAGCTCTGCCCGGAGCGCTGGATCGGCGAACGCGCCAAGATCGACCTGGCCCTGGCCGAGAGTCTGGCCGTTGCCGGCGAGGTCCCCGCCGGCCTGGCCATGGCACTGCGGGTGCTGGTCGAGCTGCCCGACGAGTGGCGCGACCTCTGGGTGTACGACGCTGCCGACCGGTTGCTCCGTGTCGTGCCTGAGAGCGAGCGCGGCGCCGTGGAGCTACGGAGGCTGCTGGCCACCAACGGCCGGAGTGTGGGCAGTGGGTCGAGCTGGAGGTGA
- a CDS encoding helix-turn-helix transcriptional regulator has translation MVDPLDELDVQLARLRSVADDLRGRRGTPVLEGNQVELIEDGPTLLRAYEELQKGSRREVRVLDRPPYVTPPSTQQKLELDRLADGIEYRAIYGTEVFESEDIMGVLPELQAAGEVSRVLAQVPMKMAVGDDDTALIGLTKRAPAESNLLIRSSGLLDGLIATFEMLWALAIPMPALLASGEVPALTEPDRDILLLLAGGATDDMISRRLRISPRTTQRRVRALMDALGAQTRFQAGVQAARRRWI, from the coding sequence GTGGTTGATCCGCTCGACGAGCTGGATGTGCAGTTGGCGCGGCTGCGGAGTGTGGCCGATGACCTGCGGGGGCGGCGGGGGACGCCGGTCCTGGAGGGGAATCAGGTCGAGCTGATCGAGGACGGGCCGACGCTGTTGCGGGCGTACGAGGAGCTGCAGAAGGGGTCCCGTCGCGAGGTCCGGGTGCTGGACCGGCCGCCGTACGTGACGCCGCCGTCGACGCAGCAGAAGCTCGAGCTGGACCGGCTGGCCGACGGGATCGAGTACCGGGCGATCTACGGGACGGAGGTCTTCGAGTCCGAGGACATCATGGGCGTGCTGCCGGAGTTGCAGGCGGCCGGTGAGGTCAGCCGGGTGCTGGCGCAGGTGCCGATGAAGATGGCGGTGGGGGACGACGACACCGCGTTGATCGGGCTGACCAAGCGGGCGCCGGCCGAGTCGAACCTGTTGATCCGTTCGTCGGGTCTGCTGGACGGGCTGATCGCGACGTTCGAGATGCTGTGGGCGCTGGCGATCCCGATGCCCGCGCTGCTCGCGAGCGGTGAGGTGCCGGCGCTGACAGAGCCCGACCGGGACATCCTGTTGCTGCTGGCCGGCGGTGCGACCGACGACATGATCAGCCGGCGGTTGCGGATCAGTCCCCGGACGACCCAGCGCCGGGTCCGCGCGCTGATGGATGCCCTCGGCGCGCAGACCCGGTTCCAGGCGGGCGTTCAGGCTGCCCGCCGCCGCTGGATCTAG
- a CDS encoding TetR/AcrR family transcriptional regulator → MTDTVSRRQRAAGTEAALKQAAREVFAERGYLNTKITDITAAAGRATGSFYNHFAGKEELLEALLKDMLLEADEAVVDAAEHDADFSKVSAVRWHVEAFWRFYQAHLPEMIAVKQAAMADPELGQRLQQIMADDDQHMIEHFSHLPHPPAEPLVVISAMNALMEGFAYTWLVVNPASGRTITDKAAIDTLTNLIHHGLVGGE, encoded by the coding sequence GTGACGGACACGGTGAGCCGCCGGCAACGGGCGGCCGGGACCGAGGCGGCGCTCAAGCAGGCCGCGCGCGAGGTCTTCGCCGAGCGCGGATACCTGAACACGAAGATCACCGACATCACCGCGGCCGCGGGCCGCGCGACGGGGTCGTTCTACAACCACTTCGCGGGTAAGGAAGAGCTGCTCGAGGCGCTGCTCAAGGACATGCTGCTGGAGGCCGACGAGGCAGTCGTCGATGCGGCCGAGCACGACGCCGACTTCAGCAAAGTGTCAGCGGTGCGGTGGCACGTCGAGGCGTTCTGGCGCTTCTACCAGGCACATCTGCCGGAGATGATCGCGGTCAAGCAGGCCGCGATGGCCGACCCCGAGCTCGGGCAGCGGCTGCAACAGATCATGGCGGACGACGACCAGCACATGATCGAGCACTTCTCGCATCTGCCGCATCCGCCCGCCGAACCGCTCGTCGTGATCTCGGCGATGAACGCGCTGATGGAGGGGTTCGCCTACACCTGGCTGGTGGTCAACCCGGCGAGCGGCCGGACGATCACGGACAAGGCGGCGATCGACACGCTGACGAACCTCATCCACCACGGACTGGTGGGAGGGGAGTAG
- a CDS encoding FAD-dependent monooxygenase — protein sequence MNALIAGAGPTGLTLGIELAQRGIAVRVIDKATEFFNGSRGDGLQPRTLEVFEDLGVLDQVLEQSIAIPLMKIYLDGELVGERRMAEPVDPTPDIPYPNARMLGQSRTEKILRDKLAEYGVSVELDTAIVGFSQTDDSVTAELSTGETVQVDYLVGADGGRSFVRKQLGIAFEGTTDESIHTLLGDVAADGLDHEVGYWFATKDNPMAGIAMTPLSGGDQFQFGAPLDGDDADTSIEGLQALVDKYAGAGTAKLRDLTWSTVWRPNVRLAAKFRVGRVFIAGDAAHVHPPTGGQGLNTGVQDAYNLGWKLADGREEVLATYETERRTNAMRVLGISAELMQKHVEGDESAMERGENTRQLDVSYRDPSDTRPLVSGDRAPDAPIIDASGNKVRLFELFRGPHETLLRFSPAAASDHPHAVEITSAEAMAIYHAQPGDEILIRPDGYLA from the coding sequence ATGAATGCCCTGATCGCGGGTGCCGGACCGACCGGACTGACCCTGGGGATCGAGCTGGCCCAGCGCGGGATCGCGGTCCGGGTGATCGACAAGGCGACCGAGTTCTTCAACGGATCGCGCGGCGACGGACTGCAGCCGCGCACCCTCGAGGTGTTCGAGGACCTCGGCGTGCTGGACCAGGTGCTCGAACAGAGCATCGCGATCCCGCTGATGAAGATCTACCTCGACGGCGAGCTGGTCGGCGAGCGCCGGATGGCCGAGCCGGTCGACCCCACCCCGGACATCCCGTACCCGAACGCCAGGATGCTCGGCCAGTCGCGGACCGAGAAGATCCTGCGCGACAAGCTCGCGGAGTACGGCGTGAGCGTCGAACTGGACACCGCGATCGTCGGGTTCAGCCAGACCGACGACTCGGTCACCGCCGAGCTGTCGACCGGCGAGACCGTCCAGGTCGACTACCTCGTCGGCGCGGACGGCGGCAGGAGCTTCGTCCGCAAGCAACTGGGGATCGCGTTCGAGGGCACCACCGACGAGTCGATCCACACTCTGCTCGGCGACGTCGCGGCCGACGGGCTCGACCACGAGGTCGGCTACTGGTTCGCGACCAAGGACAACCCGATGGCCGGGATCGCGATGACTCCGTTGAGTGGCGGCGATCAGTTCCAGTTCGGCGCACCGCTCGACGGCGATGACGCCGACACCTCGATCGAGGGCCTGCAGGCGCTGGTCGACAAGTACGCCGGCGCGGGTACTGCGAAGCTCCGCGACCTGACCTGGTCGACCGTGTGGCGGCCGAACGTACGCCTGGCCGCGAAGTTCCGGGTCGGACGGGTCTTCATCGCCGGCGACGCCGCACACGTGCACCCACCGACCGGCGGCCAGGGCCTGAACACCGGCGTCCAGGACGCGTACAACCTCGGCTGGAAGCTGGCGGACGGACGCGAGGAGGTGCTGGCGACCTACGAGACCGAGCGCCGGACCAACGCGATGCGGGTGCTCGGGATCAGTGCGGAGCTGATGCAGAAGCACGTCGAGGGCGACGAGTCGGCGATGGAGCGCGGCGAGAACACCCGCCAGCTGGACGTGTCGTACCGCGACCCGTCGGACACCCGCCCGCTCGTCTCCGGCGACCGCGCTCCGGACGCACCGATCATCGATGCCTCAGGCAACAAAGTTCGGCTCTTCGAGCTGTTCCGCGGCCCGCACGAGACTCTGCTGCGCTTCTCCCCCGCCGCCGCGTCGGACCACCCGCACGCTGTCGAGATCACCTCGGCGGAGGCGATGGCGATCTATCACGCGCAGCCGGGCGACGAGATCCTGATCCGTCCGGACGGATACCTCGCTTAG
- a CDS encoding S8 family serine peptidase: MNHPNLRRRAALLAGAALITTALVAPPGSATPPTTSLGRSSFAPGRYVVTLADKPLATYQGGVTGLKATKPATGRKVEVNSSNGKAYRSFLTGKHAQVAAEVGAKVDHDYSTTLNGFAASLTSKQVNELSKTPGVVSVVPDQLHVALDDRKPTDFLKLSGKTGVWNALGGTATAGQGVVVGVVDTGIWPESASLSGPKLGTKPPTAADPYRPYLSGSTTVMEKADGGTFTGSCEAGEDFTADQCNTKLISAKYFGDGWLSLVPPDQRADYVSPRDGEGHGTHTATTAAGRANVDVSVGGVGFGTVTGVAPAAKIAVYKALWSGKDGQNSGGLTSDILSAIDQAVADGVDVINYSVGSIFESAHTDPIQLAFLSAASAGVFVSAAGGNSGPDASTLDNTSPWVTTVGATTVAPYEGTVVLGNGQKYAGLSTTVATATGSKPLVSPVAVKNAAASDADALLCMANTLDPTKTAGKIVACERGVNARVDKSTEVKRAGGVGMVLLNLFPQDVVGDSHAVPTVHVNAPDALSIKAYAAQSGATAELVPGNTTSTKTPYPQMADFSSRGPSLASNGNLLKPDIAAPGVNVLAAVAPPTNNGQSYAFLSGTSMAAPHIAGLAALYLSKHPDWSPMAVKSALMTTAGNVLTSTGSVDSNPFDAGAGEVQPSKMLDPGLVYDSGDVDWLGYLEGSGVNTGTRVPAINPSDYNAPSIAVGQLLGTQTITRRVTAVAPGLYRATVSVPGMKAEVTPSILNFTAAGQTKTFKVKLTLDTGDSNATTSGWLTWQGAGKTVRSPIVAVPTSVLAPTAVSGSGAAGSVAFTATSGKAGAPIRSYGVVSAPLVAGAVPAGAADADLPDYPVTATAQTKAIQWNIKTVDPAGSIWLVLYKVVNGQKQFLSFIGDGSNQASASVPAPAAGVWGVLAITLSNPPGADTTEYTMQTNVVTASSGSTLKVSPPVAPAAFKPFQVTTSWSGLPTDKRSTGFVEFPNRAGTVVTIN; encoded by the coding sequence GTGAACCATCCCAACCTGCGCAGGCGTGCCGCATTGCTGGCCGGCGCCGCGCTGATCACCACCGCCTTGGTGGCTCCACCAGGATCAGCAACTCCTCCCACTACCTCGCTCGGTCGGTCCAGCTTCGCACCAGGCCGGTACGTCGTGACGCTGGCCGACAAGCCGCTGGCGACGTACCAGGGTGGCGTGACCGGGCTCAAGGCCACCAAGCCGGCCACTGGCCGCAAGGTCGAGGTGAACAGCAGCAACGGCAAGGCGTACAGGTCTTTCTTGACCGGTAAGCACGCACAGGTCGCTGCAGAGGTGGGTGCCAAGGTCGACCACGACTACTCGACCACTCTGAACGGTTTTGCTGCCTCACTGACCTCCAAGCAGGTCAACGAACTCAGCAAGACACCAGGTGTGGTGTCCGTCGTGCCCGACCAGCTGCATGTCGCGCTGGACGACCGCAAGCCGACCGACTTCCTCAAACTGTCCGGCAAGACCGGCGTCTGGAACGCACTCGGCGGCACCGCGACCGCGGGCCAGGGTGTCGTGGTCGGCGTCGTCGACACCGGCATCTGGCCGGAGAGCGCGTCCCTGTCCGGGCCGAAGCTCGGTACGAAGCCGCCGACCGCAGCCGACCCGTACCGTCCGTACCTGTCCGGCTCGACGACCGTCATGGAGAAGGCGGACGGTGGCACCTTCACCGGTAGCTGCGAGGCCGGTGAGGACTTCACCGCCGACCAGTGCAACACCAAGCTGATCAGTGCGAAGTACTTCGGAGACGGATGGCTCAGCCTGGTCCCACCGGACCAGCGGGCCGACTACGTCTCCCCGCGCGATGGTGAGGGCCACGGAACCCACACCGCGACGACTGCGGCCGGCCGGGCCAACGTGGACGTCTCTGTCGGCGGTGTCGGCTTCGGCACGGTCACCGGTGTCGCTCCGGCCGCCAAGATCGCTGTGTACAAGGCACTCTGGTCCGGCAAGGACGGCCAGAACTCCGGCGGTCTCACCTCCGACATCCTCTCTGCCATCGACCAGGCGGTCGCGGACGGCGTCGACGTCATCAACTACTCGGTCGGCTCGATCTTCGAGTCCGCGCACACCGACCCGATCCAGCTGGCGTTCCTGTCAGCGGCGTCAGCCGGTGTCTTCGTCTCCGCAGCCGGTGGCAACTCCGGTCCGGACGCGTCCACGCTCGACAACACCTCCCCTTGGGTGACCACAGTCGGCGCCACCACGGTTGCGCCGTACGAAGGTACGGTCGTGCTGGGCAACGGCCAGAAGTACGCCGGTCTCAGTACGACGGTGGCAACGGCGACCGGTAGCAAGCCGCTCGTCAGCCCGGTCGCGGTCAAGAACGCGGCTGCCAGCGACGCGGACGCGCTGCTTTGTATGGCGAACACTCTGGACCCCACCAAGACGGCCGGGAAGATCGTCGCCTGCGAGCGGGGCGTCAACGCCCGGGTGGACAAGTCCACTGAGGTGAAGCGGGCAGGCGGTGTCGGGATGGTGCTGCTCAACCTGTTCCCGCAGGACGTGGTCGGCGACTCCCACGCCGTACCGACTGTGCACGTCAACGCACCGGATGCCCTGTCGATCAAGGCGTACGCCGCGCAGTCCGGCGCGACAGCTGAACTCGTACCCGGAAACACGACCAGCACCAAGACGCCGTACCCGCAGATGGCCGACTTCTCGTCGCGTGGCCCGTCTCTCGCGAGCAATGGCAACTTGCTGAAGCCCGATATCGCAGCGCCAGGCGTGAACGTGCTGGCTGCCGTCGCGCCGCCCACCAACAACGGCCAGAGCTACGCGTTCCTCTCCGGTACGTCGATGGCCGCGCCGCACATTGCGGGACTGGCAGCGCTCTACCTGTCGAAGCACCCGGACTGGTCGCCGATGGCAGTCAAGTCCGCCCTGATGACCACTGCAGGGAACGTGCTCACTTCCACCGGGTCCGTCGACAGCAACCCGTTCGACGCCGGTGCCGGTGAGGTGCAGCCGTCGAAGATGCTGGATCCGGGTCTGGTCTACGACTCGGGTGACGTGGACTGGCTGGGTTATCTGGAAGGCAGTGGCGTCAACACCGGCACCAGAGTTCCTGCGATCAACCCGAGCGACTACAACGCTCCGTCGATCGCGGTCGGCCAGCTGCTGGGCACTCAGACCATCACCCGTCGCGTGACCGCTGTGGCCCCGGGCCTGTACCGGGCGACGGTCTCCGTGCCGGGTATGAAGGCTGAGGTGACGCCGTCGATCCTGAACTTCACGGCCGCCGGTCAGACCAAGACGTTCAAGGTGAAGCTCACTCTGGACACCGGTGACTCCAATGCCACCACCAGCGGTTGGCTGACCTGGCAGGGCGCCGGGAAGACGGTACGCAGCCCGATCGTCGCCGTACCGACGTCCGTGCTCGCCCCGACTGCAGTGTCCGGCTCGGGTGCCGCTGGCTCGGTGGCGTTCACTGCCACCTCCGGCAAGGCGGGTGCACCGATCCGCTCGTACGGCGTGGTGTCTGCTCCGCTGGTCGCCGGTGCGGTGCCTGCCGGTGCTGCGGACGCCGATCTGCCGGACTACCCGGTGACGGCGACCGCACAGACCAAGGCGATCCAGTGGAACATCAAGACCGTGGATCCGGCCGGCAGCATCTGGCTGGTGCTCTACAAGGTCGTGAACGGTCAGAAGCAGTTCCTGTCGTTCATCGGTGACGGTTCGAACCAGGCGTCCGCCAGCGTGCCGGCACCTGCGGCCGGCGTGTGGGGCGTGCTCGCGATCACCCTGTCGAACCCGCCTGGCGCGGACACGACGGAGTACACGATGCAGACCAACGTGGTGACCGCCTCGTCGGGCAGCACGCTCAAGGTGTCGCCTCCGGTGGCTCCGGCCGCGTTCAAGCCGTTCCAGGTCACGACGTCCTGGTCGGGGCTGCCGACCGACAAGCGCTCGACCGGCTTCGTCGAGTTCCCGAACCGGGCCGGGACGGTGGTGACGATCAACTAG